In Carassius carassius chromosome 7, fCarCar2.1, whole genome shotgun sequence, one genomic interval encodes:
- the LOC132143934 gene encoding carbonyl reductase [NADPH] 1-like, which produces MSSSKVALVTGGNKGIGFAIARAMCKEFAGDVYLTARDDGRGTTAVNSLRKEGLAPLFHRLDITDPDSVRSARDFFTEKYGGLDVLVNNAGIAFKMADTTPFGIQADVTLKTNFFATRDMCNVFLPIIKPGGRLVNVSSGMGSVALSRCSPELQARFRSDDITEEELVGLMERFVREAQEGVHAERGWPNTAYGVSKTGLTTLTRILARNLTKERPGDEILCNACCPGWVRTDMAGPNATKSPDEGAITPVFLALLPAGAKEPHGQFVSEKKVQPW; this is translated from the exons ATGAGCAGCAGTAAAGTAGCTCTGGTCACTGGTGGAAATAAAGGCATCGGGTTCGCAATCGCGCGGGCCATGTGCAAGGAATTCGCCGGAGACGTGTACCTGACAGCTCGGGATGACGGTCGAGGAACTACTGCTGTGAACAGTCTGAGGAAGGAAGGACTAGCACCGCTCTTTCACCGGCTGGACATCACCGACCCCGACAGCGTCCGCTCCGCGCGGGACTTCTTCACGGAGAAGTACGGCGGCCTCGACGTGCTCGTCAACAACGCTGGCATCGCCTTCAAAA TGGCAGACACGACCCCCTTTGGGATCCAAGcagatgtgacattgaagactaatTTCTTTGCTACTAGAGACATGTGCAATGTGTTCCTGCCCATTATCAAGCCTGGAG GTCGACTGGTGAATGTCTCCAGTGGAATGGGCTCGGTGGCTTTAAGCCGCTGCAGTCCTGAACTCCAGGCCCGTTTCCGAAGCGATGACATCACAGAGGAAGAGCTAGTTGGGTTGATGGAGCGATTCGTCCGTGAAGCTCAGGAAGGGGTTCACGCAGAGCGAGGTTGGCCTAACACTGCATACGGAGTCTCCAAAACTGGCCTCACCACCCTGACTAGAATCCTGGCCCGAAATCTGACAAAAGAGAGGCCTGGAGATGAGATCCTCTGCAATGCCTGCTGTCCAGGATGGGTCAGGACCGACATGGCTGGACCAAATGCAACCAAGTCACCAGATGAGGGCGCCATCACTCCAGTGTTCTTGGCATTACTGCCTGCAGGGGCTAAAGAGCCCCATGGGCAGTTTGTTTCAGAGAAGAAAGTGCAGCCGTGGTGA
- the LOC132143933 gene encoding SET domain-containing protein 4-like: MNKPGCRAGRRAREKRRKKHTNVYKVTLTHEAQFVLLRRWLKEKGFTSQSLIPVDFQDTGRGLMTNQTIKAKNSVISLPEKCLLTTETVLKSYMGDYIKRWHPPVSPLLALCCFLIAERHRGDASEWSPYINILPKTYTCPVYFSDNIIDLLPRSLQKKATEQKEQFQELYCSSLMFFRSLQPLFSQPTEELFTQDALRWAWCSINTRTVYMEHDQSEYLSREKDIYALAPYLDLLNHCPNVQVEAGFNKQTRCYEVKSVQGCKKFQQALINYGPHDNNRLLLEYGFVASGNPHSVVYVDLGTLQLCLDEKDKQLTQKLLYLRDNDFLRNLTFGMDGPSWRLMTALRLLSLKPEQYSCWKSVLLGAAVSWDREQWCIHSALKLCNNLNDDNVKALESLSELKQGANLPCLQQLCVVESLRQEEQRILEHTRVVLQNLWGQ; this comes from the exons ATGAATAAACCTGGCTGCCGCGCTGGGAGAAGAGCGAGGGAAAAAAGACGGAAAAAACACACGAATGTATACAAAG TTACTCTGACTCACGAAGCCCAGTTTGTTCTTTTGAGGAGATGGCTAAAAGAAAAAGGATTCACCTCACAGTCTCTCATCCCTGTCGACTTCCAAG ATACTGGAAGGGGGCTTATGACAAATCAAACTATCAAG GCCAAAAACAGTGTGATTTCCTTGCCTGAGAAATGCTTACTGACAACCGAGACGGTTCTCAAGAGTTACATGGGTGACTATATAAAAAG ATGGCATCCTCCTGTATCTCCTCTTCTTGCTCTTTGTTGTTTCTTGATTGCTGAGAGACATCGTGGAGATGCGTCAGAGTGGAGTCCCTACATTAATATCCTCCCGAAGACCTACACATGCCCTGTGTACTTCTCTGATAACATCATTGACCTTTTGCCGAGGAGTCTCCAGAAGAAAGCCACAGAGCAGAAAGAACAGTTTCAGGAACTCTACTGTTCTTCACTGATGTTTTTCCGCTCCCTCCAGCCACTCTTCAGCCAGCCCACTGAGGAGCTGTTTACCCAGGATGCACTGCGGTGGGCTTGGTGTAGCATTAATACACGTACGGTGTACATGGAGCATGATCAGAGTGAATATCTCTCCAGAGAGAAGGATATATATGCGCTTGCACCATACCTGGACCTGTTGAACCACTGTCCTAATGTACAA GTTGAAGCTGGCTTTAACAAACAAACTCGCTGTTATGAAGTTAAAAGTGTTCAAGGCTGTAAGAAGTTCCAGCAAGCACTAATCAATTACGGCCCTCATGATAATAACAGACTACTTCTGGAATATGGCTTTGTTGCCTCTGGTAACCCCCACAGTGTAGTATATGTTGATTTAG GAACTCTACAATTATGTCTAGATGAAAAAGACAAACAGCTAACACAAAAACTACTTTACCTAAGGGACAACGATTTTTTAAG AAACTTAACGTTTGGGATGGATGGCCCTTCCTGGCGACTGATGACTGCACTGAGACTGCTGTCCTTGAAACCTGAGCAATA TTCTTGTTGGAAGAGTGTCCTATTGGGGGCAGCGGTGAGCTGGGATAGAGAACAGTGGTGCATTCACTCTGCCCTAAAGCTTTGCAATAACCTCAACGATGACAATGTCAAGGCATTAGAGAGT CTATCAGAGCTCAAACAGGGTGCGAACCTGCCTTGCCTTCAACAACTGTGTGTGGTGGAGAGCCTGAGACAAGAGGAGCAGAGGATTCTGGAACACACACGAGTGGTTCTTCAGAACCTCTGGGGACAATAG
- the LOC132143932 gene encoding quinone oxidoreductase-like protein 1, with translation MKGLYCKPGEQGVVKFVSLETNVPTNIGNHEVKVQVKSCALSPVDFKLYEDIKLEKEHVPVGREIAGVVLQVGPKVTFFQPDDEVVGILPLEAEQSGLCSVVVTDEYNLVQKPEKVSWFEAAAVIKDGLRAYTALHTLARMAVGQTVLVLDGAGPFGVLAIQLAHYHGVKVLATALSPEDQKFLEELRPSVARVIRVWDSKEDLVDSCLEETGGLGVDIIIDSGVRLYDEEPETQRQCPHKHDLLTLLSVGGHWVTTEHLQLDPPDSHILFLKAASLSFLNDEVWTTSRAKQGRYLHILKDVMDKLCTGTFRPQLEDPVPLYEATVSMEMVQRKQTRKRIAVKL, from the exons ATGAAGGGACTTTACTGCAAACCAGGAGAACAGGGTGTTGTAAAGTTTGTCTCACTGGAGACG AATGTACCCACTAACATTGGCAACCATGAGGTCAAAGTTCAAGTGAAAAGCTGTGCACTAAGTCCAGTTGATTTTAAG CTGTATGAGGACATCAAGCTTGAGAAAGAACATGTCCCAGTCGGAAGGGAGATTGCTGGGGTTGTTCTTCAAG TTGGACCCAAAGTGACCTTTTTCCAGCCAGATGATGAGGTTGTTG GGATTCTTCCTCTGGAGGCTGAGCAGTCTGGCCTTTGTTCTGTTGTGGTTACGGATGAATATAATTTAG TTCAGAAGCCTGAGAAAGTGAGCTGGTTTGAAGCTGCAGCAGTAATTAAAGACGGTCTCAGGGCTTACACTGCTCTCCACACACTGGCTCGGATGGCTGTGGGTCAGACTGTACTGGTGCTGGATGGGGCAGGT CCCTTTGGAGTTCTGGCCATTCAGCTCGCCCACTATCACGGTGTGAAAGTCCTGGCTACAGCTTTGTCTCCGGAGGACCAGAAGTTTTTGGAAGAGCTACGTCCGAGTGTGG CTCGAGTAATCAGAGTGTGGGACTCAAAGGAGGATTTAGTGGACTCGTGTCTTGAAGAAACTGGAGGTCTTGGAGTGGACATCATCATTGATTCAGGAG tGAGACTCTATGATGAGGAGCCAGAAACACAGAGGCAGTGCCCACATAAACATGACCTCTTGACCCTTCTTTCAGTTGGAGGTCATTGGGTCACCACAGAACACTTACAG CTGGACCCTCCTGACAGCCACATTCTCTTCCTGAAAGCAGCATCTCTCTCGTTCCTTAACGACGAGGTGTGGACAACGTCCCGTGCCAAGCAGGGCAGATATCTTC atATCCTGAAAGATGTGATGGATAAACTCTGCACAGGGACTTTCAG GCCCCAATTGGAGGACCCTGTGCCTTTATATGAAGCTACGGTTTCCATGGAAATGGTACAGAGAAAGCAAACGAGGAAAAGAATAGCTGTCAAGCTTTGA